One window from the genome of Lathamus discolor isolate bLatDis1 chromosome 24, bLatDis1.hap1, whole genome shotgun sequence encodes:
- the DUSP23 gene encoding dual specificity protein phosphatase 23: MGTKEPPNFSWVSVGRLAGLAMPREPAHYEFLLRQGVRHLVSLTERDPPHHGACPGIRLHRLRVPDFTPPTPAQIRSFLRLVEVANAHGEAVAVHCMLGHGRTGTMLACYLAEERDLEAADAIREIRRLRPGSIETREQEEAVIRFCQRRGAGEDNAEP; encoded by the exons ATGGGGACCAAGGAGCCCCCCAACTTCTCGTGGGTGTCCGTGGGGCGGCTGGCGGGGCTGGCGATGCCGCGGGAGCCGGCGCACTACGAGTTCCTGCTGCGCCAGGGCGTGCGGCACTTGGTGTCCCTGACGGAGCGGGACCCCCCGCACCACGGCGCCTGCCCCGGCATCCGGCTGCACCGGCTCCGCGTGCCTGACTTCACCCCTCCGACACCGGCACAGATCCGGAGCTTCCTGCGCCTGGTGGAGGTGGCCAATGCCCACGGGGAG GCGGTGGCCGTGCACTGCATGCTGGGGCACGGCCGCACCGGCACCATGCTGGCGTGCTATCTGGCCGAGGAGCGGGACTTGGAGGCTGCCGATGCCATCCGGGAGATCCGGCGCCTGCGGCCCGGCTCCATCGAGACgcgggagcaggaggaagccGTGATCCGGTTCTGCCAGCGCCGCGG CGCCGGGGAGGACAATGCGGAGCCGTGA
- the IGSF9 gene encoding protein turtle homolog A isoform X2 — MRWWLRAAVLSLIAGADGTGQNEPRSVVGRVGQSTVLSCGLPGALENRPPLYVIEWVRFGFVLPIFIKFGLYSPRVDPEYVGRVRIEEGASLRIDLLRAEDQGWYECRVLFLDRHSTDADFQNGTWVHLTVTAPPTFLETPPALVEVRDRDALSLTCTAIGNPQPVVSWKRSDLPVRSGAAVQVRNGTLSIAVVERASAGTYTCHASSKEGTITHTTRVLVQGPPVIVVPPQNITVNVSQDAFLACQAEAYPGNLTYTWFQGSTNVFHLSHLQTRVRVLVDGSLLLQQTTPDDAGKYTCTPSNGLWKPPSASAFVTVLYPAQVTTMLPETHLPKGMQGVIRCPSRANPPLLSVSWTRDGRPLELDKLPGWSMRPDGSIVIATGNDDALGLYTCTPYNSYGTAGTSRPTRVLLKDPPAFTVRPKEEYFQEVGRELVIPCAAHGDPSPTITWMKVGSAGKSWGSARVDVNSSLVFQPLGKEQHGLWECAATSAVATVTTVTSVHVLGTSPHAVTNVSVLPLPLAANVSWEPGFDGGYFQRFSVWYTPLVKHPPRAHHDWVSLSVPAGAQHLLVENLQPDTSYQFSVLAQNKLGSGPFSQIVTSMPRGFPVTTVPPEPPAVTVPVLLSPPRALSANATARGVLLRWEPPARRSTALSGYALELRQDRGAWEVLDRSIPSTKTQVLVPGLIKDAFYEFRLVAFAGSYISDPSNTVNVSTAGMEVYPSRTQLPGLLPQPVLAGVIGGICFLSVAVIFSTVAACIMNRRRAARSRKRRQDPPLVFSPSKKLPPPHNSHGSGSPDSTVKLKLQPSPYRSLHRTLLWGEKAGTSLGLSIAGSRYSAGDGSTGEHVPLERIRRGPDGRFVVEPEPPAPQPEPCLQLPREEEEEDEDEEEEEEPIWRKGVSLRPRPAGQPPRGSWTSRRGRYFGYGSSSSPVCGSTAAAALCIIDVSPVASAATLPYGTAEEPRAGPGSALWDSLPLEGSPRPPPSPPAPPSPQPPARSSILQFLSLPFFKEMCVDGEEPPEPSTAAPEPPPPTAGTQGSPQHVGRTLCPDCIDPCAKATTFLEPPSLPLGPAKASLPGTAAWPGSTRTEAMPTASTAQPGWAPPGKAPDAPVLENLARGSLTSQSSGRGSASFLRPPSLGGNGPSTPPGWSGAAAVRMDPALGSAGKRRNTSVDENYEWDAEFALESDILEALQLYRGGPPARPGSTIALRDLERQKPGAAAGSSPVSSVSAEALAAGAGTVSRRRRDGARQRPQEQRPGTHGCCGERLELATLL; from the exons ATGCGGTGGTGGCTGCGCGCCGCCGTCCTCAGCCTCATCGCCGGCGCCGACG GCACCGGGCAGAACGAGCCCCGGTCCGTGGTGGGGCGGGTCGGGCAGAGCACGGTGCTGAGCTGCGGCCTCCCGGGAGCCCTCGAGAACCGGCCCCCGCTTTACGTGATCGAGTGGGTCCGGTTCGGCTTCGTCCTCCCCATCTTCATCAAGTTCGGGCTCTACTCCCCACGCGTGGACCCGGAGTACGTCG GCCGGGTGCGGATCGAGGAAGGCGCCTCGCTGCGCATCGACCTCCTGCGCGCCGAGGACCAGGGCTGGTACGAGTGCCGCGTGCTCTTCCTCGACCGGCACAGCACCGACGCTGACTTCCAGAACGGCACCTGGGTCCACCTCACCGTCACCG CTCCCCCCACGTTCCTGGAGACCCCCCCGGCGCTGGTGGAGGTGCGGGACCGGGATGCGCTGAGCCTGACCTGCACGGCCATTGGCAACCCCCAGCCCGTTGTGAGCTGGAAGAGGAGCGACCTCCCCGTCCGGAGCGGGGCCGCGGTGCAG GTGAGGAACGGGACGCTGAGCATCGCCGTGGTGGAGCGCGCCAGCGCGGGCACCTACACGTGCCACGCGTCCAGCAAGGAGGGCACCATCACCCACACCACCCGCGTGCTTGTGCAGG GGCCGCCCGTCATCGTGGTGCCACCGCAGAACATCACCGTCAACGTCTCCCAAGATGCTTTCCTGGCGTGCCAGGCAGAGGCGTACCCAGGAAACCTCACCTACACCTGGTTCCAGGGCAGCACCAACGTCTTCCACCTCAG CCATCTCCAGACTCGTGTCCGTGTCCTGGTGGATGGgagcctcctgctccagcaaacGACCCCAGATGATGCTGGGAAGTACACCTGCACCCCCAGCAATGGGCTCTGGAAGCCGCCTTCCGCCTCGGCCTTCGTCACGGTGCTCT ATCCAGCGCAGGTGACCACAATGCTCCCGGAGACCCACTTACCCAAAGGGATGCAGGGGGTGATCCGCTGCCCATCCCGAGCCAACCCCCCGCTGCTCTCCGTCAGCTGGACCAGGGATGGGCGCCCGCTGGAGCTGGACAAG CTCCCCGGCTGGTCCATGAGACCCGATGGCTCCATCGTCATCGCGACGGGGAACGACGATGCTCTGGGGCTGTACACGTGTACCCCCTACAACAGCTACGGCACTGCCGGCACCTCCCGGCCCACCCGTGTCCTGCTGAAG GACCCCCCTGCCTTCACGGTGCGCCCCAAGGAGGAATACTTCCAGGAGGTGGGCCGGGAGCTGGTGATCCCttgtgcagcccatggtgatcCCTCACCCACCATCACATGGATGAAg GTTGGCAGCGCAGGGAAGAGCTGGGGCAGTGCCCGGGTGGATGTGAACAGCAGCCTCGTGTTCCAGCCGCTGGGCAAGGAGCAGCACGGGCTCTGGGAGTGCGCGGCCACCAGCGCCGTGGCCACCGTCACCACCGTCACCTCCGTCCATGTGCTGG gcACCAGCCCTCACGCTGTCACCAACGTCTCCGTGCTCCCGCTCCCGCTGGCTGCCAACGTCTCCTGGGAGCCCGGCTTTGATGGAGGCTACTTCCAGAGGTTCAGCGTCTGGTACACGCCGCT GGTGAAGCACCCGCCCCGCGCTCATCACGACTGGGTGTCGCTCTCGGTGCCGGCGGGGGCTCAGCACCTCTTGGTGGAGAACCTGCAGCCAGACACGAGCTACCAGTTCAGCGTCCTGGCCCAGAACAAGCTGGGCAGCGGCCCCTTCAGCCAGATCGTCACCTCCATGCCCAGGG GCTTCCCAGTGACCACAGTGCCTCCGGAGCCGCCAGCCGTGACCGTGCCCGTGCTCCTGTCCCCACCGCGGGCGCTGAGCGCCAACGCCACGGCGCGGGGGGTGCTGCTGCGGTGGGAGCCGCCGGCGCGGCGCTCCACGGCGCTCAGCGGGTACGCGCTGGAGCTGCGGCAGGACCGCGGCGCTTGGGAAGTGCTGGAtcgctccatccccagcacgaAGACCCAGGTCCTGGTGCCGGGACTCATCAAG gACGCCTTCTATGAGTTCCGACTGGTGGCCTTTGCTGGCAGCTACATCAGCGATCCCAGCAACACGGTGAACGTCTCCACAGCAG GCATGGAGGTGTATCCGTCCCGCACGCAGCTGCCCGGGCTCCTGCCGCAGCCGGTGCTGGCCGGGGTCATCGGTGGGATCTGCTTCCTCAGCGTGGCCGTCATCTTCAGCACCGTGGCCGCCTGCATCATGAACCGGCGCCGCGCCGCCCGCAGCCGCAAGCGCAGGCAGG ATCCACCACTCGTCTTCTCCCCCAGCAAGAAGCTTCCACCTCCACA cAATTCTCATGGCTCTGGTAGCCCCGACAGCACCGTGAAGCTGAAGCTGCAGCCATCTCCCTACCGGAGCCTGCACCGGACGCTGCTGTGGGGCGAGAAGGCCGGTACCAGTCTGGGCCTGAGCATCGCGGGCTCCCGGTACAGCGCGGGCGATGGCAGCACCGGGGAGCACGTGCCCCTGGAGCGGATCCGGCGCGGCCCCGACGGCCGCTTCGTGGTGGAACCGGAGCCCCCGGCGCCGCAGCctgagccctgcctgcagctgccccgggaggaggaggaggaagatgaagatgaggaggaggaggaggagcccaTCTGGCGCAAGGGGGTTTCGCTGCGCCCCCGGCCTGCGGGGCAGCCCCCCCGGGGCTCCTGGACCAGCCGCCGGGGCCGGTACTTTGGCtacggcagcagcagcagccccgtGTGCGGCTCCACCGCCGCCGCTGCCTTGTGCATCATTGACGTGAGCCCCGTGGCCTCCGCCGCCACTTTGCCTTATGGCACCGCCGAGGAGCCGCGTGCCGGCCCCGGCAGCGCCCTGTGGGACTCGCTGCCCCTCGAGGGCTCCCCAcggcccccccccagcccccctgcaccccccagcccgcagcccccggcccgcagcagcatcctccagtTCCTGAGCCTGCCCTTCTTCAAGGAGATGTGCGTTGATGGTGAGGAGCCACCGGAGCCCAGCACCGCCGCGCCGGAGCCCCCCCCTCCCACAGCAGGGACCCAGGGCTCCCCACAGCACGTGGGGCGGACACTGTGCCCGGACTGCATTGACCCATGTGCCAAAGCCACCACGTTCCTGGAGCCCCCCAGCCTGCCCCTGGGTCCTGCCAAGGCATCGCTGCCCGGCACCGCGGCCTGGCCCGGCAGCACCAGGACTGAAGCCATGCCCACGGCCAGCACCGCGCAGCCCGGTTGGGCACCACCGGGCAAGGCACCGGATGCGCCGGTGCTGGAGAATCTGGCGCGGGGCAGCCTCACGAGCCAGAGCAgcggccgcggcagcgcctcctTCCTGCGCCCACCGTCCCTGGGGGGCAACGGCCCCAGCACCCCCCCGGGCTGGAGCGGAGCCGCTGCGGTGAGGATGGATCCGGCTCTCGGTAGCGCCGGGAAGAG GAGGAACACGTCGGTGGATGAGAACTACGAGTGGGACGCGGAGTTTGCGCTGGAATCCGACATCCTGGAAGCGCTGCAGCTCTACCGCGGCGggcccccggcccggcccggctccaCCATCGCCCTGCGCGACCTGGAGCGGCAAA agcccggTGCTGCCGCCGGCTCCTCCCCGGTGAGCTCGGTGTCGGCGGAGGCGTTGGCGGCCGGCGCTGGCACCGTGTCCCGGCGGCGCAGGGATGGAGCTCGGCAGCGGCCGCAGGAGCAGCGCccgggcacccatgggtgctgcggTGAGCGCCTGGAGCTGGCCACGCTGCTGTAG
- the IGSF9 gene encoding protein turtle homolog A isoform X1 encodes MRWWLRAAVLSLIAGADGTGQNEPRSVVGRVGQSTVLSCGLPGALENRPPLYVIEWVRFGFVLPIFIKFGLYSPRVDPEYVGRVRIEEGASLRIDLLRAEDQGWYECRVLFLDRHSTDADFQNGTWVHLTVTAPPTFLETPPALVEVRDRDALSLTCTAIGNPQPVVSWKRSDLPVRSGAAVQVRNGTLSIAVVERASAGTYTCHASSKEGTITHTTRVLVQALTARSVPCSGPPVIVVPPQNITVNVSQDAFLACQAEAYPGNLTYTWFQGSTNVFHLSHLQTRVRVLVDGSLLLQQTTPDDAGKYTCTPSNGLWKPPSASAFVTVLYPAQVTTMLPETHLPKGMQGVIRCPSRANPPLLSVSWTRDGRPLELDKLPGWSMRPDGSIVIATGNDDALGLYTCTPYNSYGTAGTSRPTRVLLKDPPAFTVRPKEEYFQEVGRELVIPCAAHGDPSPTITWMKVGSAGKSWGSARVDVNSSLVFQPLGKEQHGLWECAATSAVATVTTVTSVHVLGTSPHAVTNVSVLPLPLAANVSWEPGFDGGYFQRFSVWYTPLVKHPPRAHHDWVSLSVPAGAQHLLVENLQPDTSYQFSVLAQNKLGSGPFSQIVTSMPRGFPVTTVPPEPPAVTVPVLLSPPRALSANATARGVLLRWEPPARRSTALSGYALELRQDRGAWEVLDRSIPSTKTQVLVPGLIKDAFYEFRLVAFAGSYISDPSNTVNVSTAGMEVYPSRTQLPGLLPQPVLAGVIGGICFLSVAVIFSTVAACIMNRRRAARSRKRRQDPPLVFSPSKKLPPPHNSHGSGSPDSTVKLKLQPSPYRSLHRTLLWGEKAGTSLGLSIAGSRYSAGDGSTGEHVPLERIRRGPDGRFVVEPEPPAPQPEPCLQLPREEEEEDEDEEEEEEPIWRKGVSLRPRPAGQPPRGSWTSRRGRYFGYGSSSSPVCGSTAAAALCIIDVSPVASAATLPYGTAEEPRAGPGSALWDSLPLEGSPRPPPSPPAPPSPQPPARSSILQFLSLPFFKEMCVDGEEPPEPSTAAPEPPPPTAGTQGSPQHVGRTLCPDCIDPCAKATTFLEPPSLPLGPAKASLPGTAAWPGSTRTEAMPTASTAQPGWAPPGKAPDAPVLENLARGSLTSQSSGRGSASFLRPPSLGGNGPSTPPGWSGAAAVRMDPALGSAGKRRNTSVDENYEWDAEFALESDILEALQLYRGGPPARPGSTIALRDLERQKPGAAAGSSPVSSVSAEALAAGAGTVSRRRRDGARQRPQEQRPGTHGCCGERLELATLL; translated from the exons ATGCGGTGGTGGCTGCGCGCCGCCGTCCTCAGCCTCATCGCCGGCGCCGACG GCACCGGGCAGAACGAGCCCCGGTCCGTGGTGGGGCGGGTCGGGCAGAGCACGGTGCTGAGCTGCGGCCTCCCGGGAGCCCTCGAGAACCGGCCCCCGCTTTACGTGATCGAGTGGGTCCGGTTCGGCTTCGTCCTCCCCATCTTCATCAAGTTCGGGCTCTACTCCCCACGCGTGGACCCGGAGTACGTCG GCCGGGTGCGGATCGAGGAAGGCGCCTCGCTGCGCATCGACCTCCTGCGCGCCGAGGACCAGGGCTGGTACGAGTGCCGCGTGCTCTTCCTCGACCGGCACAGCACCGACGCTGACTTCCAGAACGGCACCTGGGTCCACCTCACCGTCACCG CTCCCCCCACGTTCCTGGAGACCCCCCCGGCGCTGGTGGAGGTGCGGGACCGGGATGCGCTGAGCCTGACCTGCACGGCCATTGGCAACCCCCAGCCCGTTGTGAGCTGGAAGAGGAGCGACCTCCCCGTCCGGAGCGGGGCCGCGGTGCAG GTGAGGAACGGGACGCTGAGCATCGCCGTGGTGGAGCGCGCCAGCGCGGGCACCTACACGTGCCACGCGTCCAGCAAGGAGGGCACCATCACCCACACCACCCGCGTGCTTGTGCAGG CCCTCACTGCCCGCTCTGTGCCATGCTCAGGGCCGCCCGTCATCGTGGTGCCACCGCAGAACATCACCGTCAACGTCTCCCAAGATGCTTTCCTGGCGTGCCAGGCAGAGGCGTACCCAGGAAACCTCACCTACACCTGGTTCCAGGGCAGCACCAACGTCTTCCACCTCAG CCATCTCCAGACTCGTGTCCGTGTCCTGGTGGATGGgagcctcctgctccagcaaacGACCCCAGATGATGCTGGGAAGTACACCTGCACCCCCAGCAATGGGCTCTGGAAGCCGCCTTCCGCCTCGGCCTTCGTCACGGTGCTCT ATCCAGCGCAGGTGACCACAATGCTCCCGGAGACCCACTTACCCAAAGGGATGCAGGGGGTGATCCGCTGCCCATCCCGAGCCAACCCCCCGCTGCTCTCCGTCAGCTGGACCAGGGATGGGCGCCCGCTGGAGCTGGACAAG CTCCCCGGCTGGTCCATGAGACCCGATGGCTCCATCGTCATCGCGACGGGGAACGACGATGCTCTGGGGCTGTACACGTGTACCCCCTACAACAGCTACGGCACTGCCGGCACCTCCCGGCCCACCCGTGTCCTGCTGAAG GACCCCCCTGCCTTCACGGTGCGCCCCAAGGAGGAATACTTCCAGGAGGTGGGCCGGGAGCTGGTGATCCCttgtgcagcccatggtgatcCCTCACCCACCATCACATGGATGAAg GTTGGCAGCGCAGGGAAGAGCTGGGGCAGTGCCCGGGTGGATGTGAACAGCAGCCTCGTGTTCCAGCCGCTGGGCAAGGAGCAGCACGGGCTCTGGGAGTGCGCGGCCACCAGCGCCGTGGCCACCGTCACCACCGTCACCTCCGTCCATGTGCTGG gcACCAGCCCTCACGCTGTCACCAACGTCTCCGTGCTCCCGCTCCCGCTGGCTGCCAACGTCTCCTGGGAGCCCGGCTTTGATGGAGGCTACTTCCAGAGGTTCAGCGTCTGGTACACGCCGCT GGTGAAGCACCCGCCCCGCGCTCATCACGACTGGGTGTCGCTCTCGGTGCCGGCGGGGGCTCAGCACCTCTTGGTGGAGAACCTGCAGCCAGACACGAGCTACCAGTTCAGCGTCCTGGCCCAGAACAAGCTGGGCAGCGGCCCCTTCAGCCAGATCGTCACCTCCATGCCCAGGG GCTTCCCAGTGACCACAGTGCCTCCGGAGCCGCCAGCCGTGACCGTGCCCGTGCTCCTGTCCCCACCGCGGGCGCTGAGCGCCAACGCCACGGCGCGGGGGGTGCTGCTGCGGTGGGAGCCGCCGGCGCGGCGCTCCACGGCGCTCAGCGGGTACGCGCTGGAGCTGCGGCAGGACCGCGGCGCTTGGGAAGTGCTGGAtcgctccatccccagcacgaAGACCCAGGTCCTGGTGCCGGGACTCATCAAG gACGCCTTCTATGAGTTCCGACTGGTGGCCTTTGCTGGCAGCTACATCAGCGATCCCAGCAACACGGTGAACGTCTCCACAGCAG GCATGGAGGTGTATCCGTCCCGCACGCAGCTGCCCGGGCTCCTGCCGCAGCCGGTGCTGGCCGGGGTCATCGGTGGGATCTGCTTCCTCAGCGTGGCCGTCATCTTCAGCACCGTGGCCGCCTGCATCATGAACCGGCGCCGCGCCGCCCGCAGCCGCAAGCGCAGGCAGG ATCCACCACTCGTCTTCTCCCCCAGCAAGAAGCTTCCACCTCCACA cAATTCTCATGGCTCTGGTAGCCCCGACAGCACCGTGAAGCTGAAGCTGCAGCCATCTCCCTACCGGAGCCTGCACCGGACGCTGCTGTGGGGCGAGAAGGCCGGTACCAGTCTGGGCCTGAGCATCGCGGGCTCCCGGTACAGCGCGGGCGATGGCAGCACCGGGGAGCACGTGCCCCTGGAGCGGATCCGGCGCGGCCCCGACGGCCGCTTCGTGGTGGAACCGGAGCCCCCGGCGCCGCAGCctgagccctgcctgcagctgccccgggaggaggaggaggaagatgaagatgaggaggaggaggaggagcccaTCTGGCGCAAGGGGGTTTCGCTGCGCCCCCGGCCTGCGGGGCAGCCCCCCCGGGGCTCCTGGACCAGCCGCCGGGGCCGGTACTTTGGCtacggcagcagcagcagccccgtGTGCGGCTCCACCGCCGCCGCTGCCTTGTGCATCATTGACGTGAGCCCCGTGGCCTCCGCCGCCACTTTGCCTTATGGCACCGCCGAGGAGCCGCGTGCCGGCCCCGGCAGCGCCCTGTGGGACTCGCTGCCCCTCGAGGGCTCCCCAcggcccccccccagcccccctgcaccccccagcccgcagcccccggcccgcagcagcatcctccagtTCCTGAGCCTGCCCTTCTTCAAGGAGATGTGCGTTGATGGTGAGGAGCCACCGGAGCCCAGCACCGCCGCGCCGGAGCCCCCCCCTCCCACAGCAGGGACCCAGGGCTCCCCACAGCACGTGGGGCGGACACTGTGCCCGGACTGCATTGACCCATGTGCCAAAGCCACCACGTTCCTGGAGCCCCCCAGCCTGCCCCTGGGTCCTGCCAAGGCATCGCTGCCCGGCACCGCGGCCTGGCCCGGCAGCACCAGGACTGAAGCCATGCCCACGGCCAGCACCGCGCAGCCCGGTTGGGCACCACCGGGCAAGGCACCGGATGCGCCGGTGCTGGAGAATCTGGCGCGGGGCAGCCTCACGAGCCAGAGCAgcggccgcggcagcgcctcctTCCTGCGCCCACCGTCCCTGGGGGGCAACGGCCCCAGCACCCCCCCGGGCTGGAGCGGAGCCGCTGCGGTGAGGATGGATCCGGCTCTCGGTAGCGCCGGGAAGAG GAGGAACACGTCGGTGGATGAGAACTACGAGTGGGACGCGGAGTTTGCGCTGGAATCCGACATCCTGGAAGCGCTGCAGCTCTACCGCGGCGggcccccggcccggcccggctccaCCATCGCCCTGCGCGACCTGGAGCGGCAAA agcccggTGCTGCCGCCGGCTCCTCCCCGGTGAGCTCGGTGTCGGCGGAGGCGTTGGCGGCCGGCGCTGGCACCGTGTCCCGGCGGCGCAGGGATGGAGCTCGGCAGCGGCCGCAGGAGCAGCGCccgggcacccatgggtgctgcggTGAGCGCCTGGAGCTGGCCACGCTGCTGTAG